Below is a window of Gemmatimonadota bacterium DNA.
ATTGCTGCGAGAGGCAGATGGGGAGCTCGCGGCGCGTCTGCTCGCATCCGAGGGTGACGCACCGTGAGGATCGAGCGCATCCATGTCCGCGCGTTCGGGCGGCTCAGCAACTTCGACTCGGGCGCTGACGCTCTGCCCGGACTCGTCGTGGTTCTCGGCCCCAATGAAGCGGGCAAGTCGACGCTCTTCCACTTCCTTACCACAATGCTATATGGCTTTCACCCTGCCTCCAGGGAGGGAAATCCCTACCTGCCATGGGATGGCGAGGACGCCTGTGGCAGCGCACGACTGCGCCTGGACGGGGAGGGGTGTGTCGAGGTCGAGCGTCATCTGCGTTCACAGCCCGGGGGGAGGCTCACGATCGACGGGCGGGTCGATGAGCTACGCAATCGTGCCCTCCCGTGGGTCGATCATGTTCCGCGCTCCGTCTTCCGCCAGGTCTTCGCCGTCACGCTCGCGGATCTCGCGGGTCTGGACTCCGAGACGTGGGCACGCATTCAGGATCGCATCCTCGGCTCGATGGGAACGACCGACCTCTTGCCGGCCCGTAGCGTCGCGGACGTGCTCGAACAGGAGGCCGGCGCGTTGTGGCGACCTCACCGACGCGGGAATCAGCGGGTTAGAAGAGTGCAGGACCACATCCGCACCCTGCGTTCACAGCGACGACAGGCGCTTGAGCGCGATAGGGAGATCAGGGCGCTCGCCGAGGAGCTCGAGCGGACCCGGACCGAGTTGTACGACGCTCGCGAGGCGAGAGAGCGAGAGCGCGTCGCGGTGGAGCGCGTACAGACCCTGACCCCAATCCGAGCCCAGCTCCTCCGCATCGCGACGCTTCGAGAGGAGGGCGGGCCACGTGAGGCACTACAGTCGCAGCCGTCCGATCCGAGTGCGCACCTCAGCGCTCTCGAGGCTCGGGTGCGCGAGCTGGCGGAGCGTACATCGGAGACCGACCGGGATCTGCAAGAGCCGGAGGCTGCGGTCGCGAGCTACGACGAGAGAGCCCGGGCGCTACTCGACCGCTCCGAGGAAGTCGAGTCTTTCCTGGCACTGGCGAGCGGGGCCCTCTCGGACCGAGCACGCCGTCAGGGGTTGAAGCAAGAGACGAGCGACCTCGCCCGTCGGATTGACGAGCTGGGCGGAGAGCTGCTTGCCGTTCCTATCGCTGAAGCTCCGAAGGGAGCGATCTCGGCGCTGTCCGCCCGGGCGCTGCGCGCCCGAGTCCGAGATGCTCGCCGGGCCCGCGACGAGCGGCGCTTACTCGACGACGGCGATCCCGAAGCGGCGGAGGCCGGGAGAGCCATCCCCGTCGTTGCCATGCTGATGACGCTTTTCGGAGTCACGCTCGTGGTGGCGGGCACGCTCTCGGGTCTCGGCATTTTGACGGCGCTCGGGGCCGCCGCCGGTGCGATCGGGCTCACGTTGTTGACCCAGTGGCAGAGAGCCCGAACGGCGGCCACGTCCGCAGGGGCCCAGCGTAGTCCAGCCGCTGGACTCGCTCGAGCGCGGCAGCTCGAGCGGGAGACTCGCGACCTCGTTCTCGAGCTTCTGAAGGACATCCCCACCGAGCCCGCTCTTCTCGACGAGCCGTCGGAAGGCCTCGCCTCCGATTTCGAACGGCTTCAAGGGCTCATGAGAGATCACCGGGAGCGATCCGGGGAGAGAGATGATCTCATGGAGCGGATCGACCGCGTCGATGCGGAGGCGGCCGCTCTGACCGCGAGTCTCGGGCTGGAAGTGCCTCTCGAGGCCGAGGTCCTGACCCACCTGCTCGACCGCGAACTCCGGCGCGCGGAGCGACTCCGAGAGGGCGCAGCGGCAGCCGACCGCGAACTTCGACGTCTCCACCGCGAACGGGATCGGCTCGTGACGGAGCTCGGGCAAACCGAGGCCGCGTTGGGGGAGTTCACCGAGTCCATGACCGCCCTCGGAGGAGGCGATCTCGAGCGAGGTGTCGATGCAACCACAGCACGGCTCGCCGCGCACATCCGGGCCGACGAACTCGAGGACGAGCTGGAGCGCACTCACCCTGACCTCGACGAACTGCGCGACCGCATCGGCGCATCCGAGGAGGCCGGCGAGTCGTGGACCATCGTCGAGGACGACCTCGCCAGCCGCCGCACGGGGATCGAGCAGCTGAGTGAGCGAATAGAGCTACTGGCCACCCGCGCCAAGGGGCTCGACCGGGACATCGCGCACCTGCATGGAGAGGAAACCGTGGACGCCGTGGACGGCGAGATCGCCAGCCTCCAGGACGAAGAGGCGCGGCTCGTCCGGGAACGGGACCGACGCTGGGTGCTGGCCCAACTCATCCGTGACGCCGATCGGCGCTTCCGTGAGGAACACCAGCCGGACCTGATCCGGCGGGCGGGAGCGTATCTGAAGCACCTCACGGGCGGACGCTACGACCGCATCCTGGTCAGCGAAACAGGTGCCGGTGACATTTTTCAGGTGCTCGGGCCCAGCCTGCCAGCGCCAATACCGCTCATGCCGCCGATGTCTACCGGCACGCTCGAGCAGGCGTACCTCTCGCTGCGACTCGCGATCGTGGACCATCTGGACCAGGGGGGAGAGCGCCTCCCGCTCTTCGTCGATGAGGTCTTCGTCAACTGGGATCGTGAGCGACGCGGCCGGGGCATCGAGGTTCTGGGCAGCCTCTCGCGCAACCGCCAGCTCTTCGTCTTCACCTGCCACCCGGAACTGGCCGAACAGTTCAGCGGCTGTGGGGCCGCTGTGCTCGAGTTAGAAGGCTGATGAAGAAGTACAGCGGGCCGCGTTGCGGTGCCACGGCCTCATATCCTAGGCGGAGCTTCGAAGGCCTAGCCGTCGCTACGTCGAGGAGCTCCAACGACGGAGATGGGGCCGTGCCACCACAACCCACGAACTTGTGTGTCCTTTCATCCTGGTGTTGGGCACATGGCGGTTGCGCGGTTGATCCATCGTCTCTCCTCGTCGCCGTAGCTCGGCTACGACTCCTCGTCGTTCCTTGCCTGAACGCGCGCAAGCACCATGTGCGCGGCCCACTGTACTTCTTCATCAGCCTTCTCGCGTGATCGGAAGGCAGCTTCCCCTCCACGTAGAGACGCTGGGCCTGGAGCCCGCGCCTGACGTGGACACTGTGCTCATGATCCACGGTTACGGAGCTTCCGCCTTTTCCTGGCGCTACTGGGCGCCTCGCCTCGCGGAGCGCGCAACCGTGGTACTCGTCGACCTCAAGGGATCGGGGGCGGCGCCCAAACCGGACGACGGGCGGTACCGGCCGGAGGACCAGGCCGAGTTGCTCCATCGACTCGTTCTTCAACGAGACCTCCGGCGGCTCACGGTCGTCGGTCATTCCCTCGGCGGTGGAATCGCGCTACTGCTGGCGCTGCGACTTCAAGACGACGAAGAGGCTAGACTCGCACGGCTCGTCCTCGTGGCCAGCGCCGCGTACGAGCAGCGACTGCCGCCCTTCATCGGTCTGGC
It encodes the following:
- a CDS encoding AAA family ATPase, coding for MRIERIHVRAFGRLSNFDSGADALPGLVVVLGPNEAGKSTLFHFLTTMLYGFHPASREGNPYLPWDGEDACGSARLRLDGEGCVEVERHLRSQPGGRLTIDGRVDELRNRALPWVDHVPRSVFRQVFAVTLADLAGLDSETWARIQDRILGSMGTTDLLPARSVADVLEQEAGALWRPHRRGNQRVRRVQDHIRTLRSQRRQALERDREIRALAEELERTRTELYDAREARERERVAVERVQTLTPIRAQLLRIATLREEGGPREALQSQPSDPSAHLSALEARVRELAERTSETDRDLQEPEAAVASYDERARALLDRSEEVESFLALASGALSDRARRQGLKQETSDLARRIDELGGELLAVPIAEAPKGAISALSARALRARVRDARRARDERRLLDDGDPEAAEAGRAIPVVAMLMTLFGVTLVVAGTLSGLGILTALGAAAGAIGLTLLTQWQRARTAATSAGAQRSPAAGLARARQLERETRDLVLELLKDIPTEPALLDEPSEGLASDFERLQGLMRDHRERSGERDDLMERIDRVDAEAAALTASLGLEVPLEAEVLTHLLDRELRRAERLREGAAAADRELRRLHRERDRLVTELGQTEAALGEFTESMTALGGGDLERGVDATTARLAAHIRADELEDELERTHPDLDELRDRIGASEEAGESWTIVEDDLASRRTGIEQLSERIELLATRAKGLDRDIAHLHGEETVDAVDGEIASLQDEEARLVRERDRRWVLAQLIRDADRRFREEHQPDLIRRAGAYLKHLTGGRYDRILVSETGAGDIFQVLGPSLPAPIPLMPPMSTGTLEQAYLSLRLAIVDHLDQGGERLPLFVDEVFVNWDRERRGRGIEVLGSLSRNRQLFVFTCHPELAEQFSGCGAAVLELEG